One genomic region from Xylocopa sonorina isolate GNS202 chromosome 8, iyXylSono1_principal, whole genome shotgun sequence encodes:
- the Gasp gene encoding chitin binding Peritrophin-A domain-containing protein Gasp isoform X1 yields the protein MRTYYVIAAILIAGVAGQESFKCPDDFGFYPHHISCDKYWKCDNNAAELKTCGNGLAFDASDSKFLTENCDYLHNVDCGDRTQLEPAISTPHCPRLYGIFADEKKCDVFWNCWNGEASRYQCSPGLAYDREARVCMWADQVPECKNEEVAGGFACPAAGEVSGASGSFSRHAHPDDCRKYYICLEGIAREYGCPIGTVFKIGDADGSGACEDPEDVPGCEDYYGDLDLKSIRKSELLAGIQNSGETRKPPQGKPRPPSAPARPNAPLQE from the exons GCGTAGCTGGCCAAGAATCGTTCAAATGCCCAGACGACTTCGGTTTCTACCCTCATCACATTTCCTGCGACAAATATTGGAAATGCGACAACAACGCAGCTGAACTGAAAACCTGTGGAAACGGGCTCGCGTTCGACGCAAGCGACAGCAAGTTCCTCACCGAGAACTGCGACTACCTTCACAACGTAGACTGCGGCGACAGGACGCAGCTCGAGCCAGCGATTAGCACACCGCATTGTCCTCGGCTTTACGGTATATTCGCCGACGAGAAGAAATGCGACGTGTTCTGGAACTGTTGGAACGGGGAGGCCTCGAGGTACCAGTGCAGCCCTGGACTCGCTTACGACCGTGAAGCCAGAGTCTGTATGTGGGCCGACCAAGTACCTGAATGCAAGAACGAAG AGGTCGCAGGAGGTTTCGCGTGTCCAGCCGCGGGCGAAGTGAGCGGAGCATCCGGCAGCTTCAGCAGACACGCCCATCCCGACGACTGCAGAAAGTATTACATATGCCTCGAAGGTATCGCCAGGGAGTACGGCTGTCCAATTGGTACCGTCTTCAAGATCGGCGACGCTGACGGCAGTGGCGCCTGCGAGGACCCTGAGGACGTTCCCGGATG TGAGGATTACTACGGTGACCTGGACCTAAAGAGCATCAGGAAGAGCGAGCTGCTTGCTGGCATTCAGAATTCAGGCGAGACCAGGAAGCCTCCTCAAGGCAAACCGAGGCCCCCATCGGCACCTGCGAGGCCCAACGCACCCCTTCAAGAATAA